A region of the Acidobacteriota bacterium genome:
CGCGGTTTCAGAACGCGAGGCGTTGTGGAAAGAGAAACCCACGACGATGGAAAGCTGCATGAACTGTCACCGCGAAACCAACGCAAGCAACGCCTGCAATTACTGCCATGAGGGACACTGAACTCACAGCCGCTTCGGCAAAGCCGGCTATAACTTCCTTTCGCGCAGGCTTGATCGGCGCAGGCATACAAGCTTCGCGTTCGCCGCAGTTGCACGAACAGGAGGCGCGCGCCCAGGGCCTGACGTATTCCTATGAGCTTTTCGACCTCGAACAAATGGGTGCCAGCGTCGCAGCTTTGCCGCGTTTGCTGGACGAAGCGCAGCAGCAAGGCTTTGCCGGCTTGAACATCACGCATCCGTGCAAGCAGGCGGTCATTTCGCTGCTGGATGAGTTATCCGCAGAGGCCGCCGCGATTGGCGCCGTCAACACGGTGGTTTTCAAACACGGCCGGCGCATCGGACATAACACCGATGCGCCGGGCTTTGCCGCCAGCTTTCAACGCGATCTTGCCGATGTCGCCAAGCGCAACGTAATCTTGCTGGGCGCGGGTGGCGCGGGTTCAGCCGTGGCGGTTGCTGTTTTGCAATTGGGCAGCGAGCGGTTGGCGATTTACGATACTGATCGCGCGCGCGCCGCTGCGTTGGCTGAACGCGTGGGCGCCACCGCCGTCAGCGAACTCGCGCAAACCGTGCAAGCGGCTGATGGATTGATTCAGGCGACGCCGATTGGCATGGCGAACTATCCCGGCGTGCCCTTGCCGCTGGCGTTGTTGCAACCCAACCATTGGGTGGCTGAGATTATTTACTTTCCGCGCGAAACCGAGTTGTTGCGCCACGCCCGTGCCCTTGGCTGCCGCACGCTGGATGGCGGCGGGATGGCGGTGTTTCAAGCGGCGCGAGCCTTTCAACTATTCACTGATCTGGCGCCTGACGCCGAACGGATGTTGCGGCACTTCGCGGCGCTGGACTAGATCGGTTTTCACTTCGGTGTACGGGAAAACACTGAGCGGCGGGACGGTACCGCGCGCGTCAGCAAGCGGTGTTTGAGCCGTTGAACCACTGGTGCAGCGCCGCTGCGCCGCTTGCTGACGCGCGCGGTACCGTCCCCACACACTGCCCCGTATACGCAATTGCAAACTGATCTAATGCGGCACGCGCGCGCGGTAACGGCCGGCGCGCGCAAACAGGAAATCAACACCATGAACATTCGCTCAATCATCACTACGCTGTTGTTTGTGATTGCGGTTGCGGCGGCTGCCTTTGCGCAAGACAGCAAATGCTCCGCGCTCGCCGCCAAATCATTCGGCGCGGACATCAAAATCGAATCGGCGGCGGTTGTCGCCGCCACGGCGCAAGCGCCTGAACATTGCGACGTGCGCGGCGTCATTGCGCCCGAAGCCAGATTCGCCGTCAAGCTGCCGGCGAATTGGAACAACCGGTTTTACATGGTTGGCGGCGGCGGATACGCGGGCACGATCAGTCACGGGCCGATGAACGCGGGGTTGCAGAAAGGCTACGCGACGGCTTCGACCGACACGGGGCACGATGCGGCCAAAGAACCGCTGGCGACGTTTGCCAATCCGGGGCCGCAGAATCCGCATGCCGACCGCAAGGTGCTCGATTACGCTTATCTGGCCGTTCACAACACGGCAGTGCTGGCCAAGCAGATCATCACGGCCTATTACGGCAGCGCGCCAAAGTATTCCTATTGGGTGGGCTGTTCGACCGGCGGGCGGCAAGGCTTGATGGAAGCGCAACGTTATCCGGCGGACTTTGACGGTTACGTCATCGGCGCGCCGGTGCTAAAAATTTCGCACGAGCAATTGCGCGGTATCTGGAACGCGCAAGCCGTGACGAGCGAGCCGGGGCGCATCGCCGTTGAAAAGCTGCCGTTGCTGGCCGCCGCGATTTATCAAAAATGCGATGGCGTGGACGGCGTGCAAGACAATTTGATTGCCGACCCGCGCCGCTGCCCGTTCGATCCGGCGCTGGATTTGCCGAAATGCGCGGGCGACGTTGATGGGAAAGATTGCTTCACCACGGGTCAAATTGCGGGCTTGAAAAAAGTGTATGGCGGCGTGCGTGATTCCAAAGGCAAGCTGCTTTATCCCGGCCAACCGGTGGGCGCGGAGATCGCTCCGCCGAATGGCCGCAGCGCGTGGATCGGCAGCATCGGCGCCGATCCGGGCGCGGGGCTGGCCTTCGGCGAAACCTTCATGCGCTTTATGATCAGGCCGCCGCTGGGGGCGGATTGGAGCTACAAGTCATTCAACTTCGACACCGACCCGGCCAGGCTTGCGGCGATTTCCAAACTGATTGACGCGACCGATCCCGACTTGCGCAAAGTCAAACAACGCGGCGGCAAAATCATTCACTACCACGGTTGGGCCGATGCGCTGGTCAATCCGCAAATGTCGGTGAATTACTACGAATCCGTGCTGAAGAAGCTGGGCGTGCGGCAGACCCGTGAGTTTTACAAGCTGTATCTGATCCCCGGCATGTTCCATTGTCGCGGCGGTGTCGGCTGCGATGACGCCGACTGGTTCACGCCGCTGGTGGACTGGGTAGAGAAAGGCATTGCGCCCGGCGTGATTGCGGGCAAGCGTGTCGTGAACAATGCGCCTGTGATGGCGCGCCCGCATTGCGCTTATCCGGCAGTCGCCAAGTAC
Encoded here:
- a CDS encoding shikimate dehydrogenase, with product MRDTELTAASAKPAITSFRAGLIGAGIQASRSPQLHEQEARAQGLTYSYELFDLEQMGASVAALPRLLDEAQQQGFAGLNITHPCKQAVISLLDELSAEAAAIGAVNTVVFKHGRRIGHNTDAPGFAASFQRDLADVAKRNVILLGAGGAGSAVAVAVLQLGSERLAIYDTDRARAAALAERVGATAVSELAQTVQAADGLIQATPIGMANYPGVPLPLALLQPNHWVAEIIYFPRETELLRHARALGCRTLDGGGMAVFQAARAFQLFTDLAPDAERMLRHFAALD
- a CDS encoding tannase/feruloyl esterase family alpha/beta hydrolase, with the protein product MNIRSIITTLLFVIAVAAAAFAQDSKCSALAAKSFGADIKIESAAVVAATAQAPEHCDVRGVIAPEARFAVKLPANWNNRFYMVGGGGYAGTISHGPMNAGLQKGYATASTDTGHDAAKEPLATFANPGPQNPHADRKVLDYAYLAVHNTAVLAKQIITAYYGSAPKYSYWVGCSTGGRQGLMEAQRYPADFDGYVIGAPVLKISHEQLRGIWNAQAVTSEPGRIAVEKLPLLAAAIYQKCDGVDGVQDNLIADPRRCPFDPALDLPKCAGDVDGKDCFTTGQIAGLKKVYGGVRDSKGKLLYPGQPVGAEIAPPNGRSAWIGSIGADPGAGLAFGETFMRFMIRPPLGADWSYKSFNFDTDPARLAAISKLIDATDPDLRKVKQRGGKIIHYHGWADALVNPQMSVNYYESVLKKLGVRQTREFYKLYLIPGMFHCRGGVGCDDADWFTPLVDWVEKGIAPGVIAGKRVVNNAPVMARPHCAYPAVAKYKGSGDVSKAENFACQ